Proteins encoded by one window of Primulina huaijiensis isolate GDHJ02 chromosome 1, ASM1229523v2, whole genome shotgun sequence:
- the LOC140986745 gene encoding protein DETOXIFICATION 44, chloroplastic isoform X2 — protein sequence MLAIWGLLNLQQLVYQASVKMVADDSHQTDQEQQNKILLPSVSTSIMLAAALGVIETVSLFTGSSFLLNSIGIPVDSPMRMPAEQFLTLRAFGAPPIVVALAAQGTFRGFKDTKTPLFAVGVGNLLNAILDPILIFLCGLGVGGAAMSTVISEYLIAVILLCKLNDEVLLIAPSVSGQRIFQYLKSGALLTGRTIAVLMTTTLATSMAAREGPIEMAGHQICFQVWLALSLLNDGLALAGQALLASDYSHGNYGLARQLVYKVLLVGLIMGLALAVILFIGFGALSSLFSPDSEVLGIARSGTLFVAGSQPMNAVAFVLDGLYYGVSDFGFAAYSMALVGLISSVFILMTAPLFGLAGVWSGLFLFMTLRVLAGVLRLNSRSGPWRLLWPDNEKD from the exons ATGTTGGCCATTTGG GGTCTGCTGAACTTGCAGCAGTTGGTGTATCAG GCATCTGTTAAAATGGTTGCTGATGACTCTCATCAAACTGATCAAG AGCAGCAAAACAAGATCCTCCTTCCTTCGGTATCAACTTCTATAATGCTTGCTGCAGCCCTTGGCGTCATAGAAACAGTTTCCCTTTTCACAGGCTCCAGTTTCCTATTGAATTCCATCGGTATACCTGTT GATTCACCAATGCGTATGCCAGCTGAACAATTTCTTACTCTGAGGGCCTTCGGTGCACCACCGATTGTAGTAGCGCTTGCCGCTCAAGGAACTTTCAGAGGATTCAAAGATACAAAGACACCATTATTTGCTGTTG GTGTTGGGAACCTACTAAATGCAATACTAGATCCAATACTGATATTCTTATGTGGGCTTGGTGTTGGTGGTGCTGCCATGTCTACTGTGATTTCTGA GTACTTGATAGCCGTAATTCTTCTATGTAAGCTGAACGATGAAGTCCTACTTATAGCTCCAAGTGTCAGTGGGCAAAGGATTTTTCAATATCTTAAATCCG GCGCTCTCCTGACAGGAAGAACTATAGCAGTTCTTATGACTACAACATTAGCTACGTCCATGGCTGCGCGTGAAGGTCCCATAGAAATGGCTGGGCATCAGATTTGTTTTCAAGTTTGGCTAGCTTTATCTTTGCTGAATGATGGTTTAGCACTTGCAGGGCAG GCTCTACTTGCTAGTGACTATTCTCATGGGAACTACGGTCTGGCACGGCAATTGGTTTACAAAGTGCTGCTG GTTGGTTTAATCATGGGCCTGGCTTTGGCTGTAATTTTGTTCATTGGATTCGGTGCTCTTTCTAGCTTATTTAGTCCAGACTCAGAAGTTCTTGGAATAGCGAGATCGGGAACATTG TTTGTTGCTGGATCTCAGCCGATGAATGCTGTTGCATTCGTTTTGGATGGGCTTTATTATGGGGTTTCAGACTTTGGATTTGCTGCATATTCCATG GCTCTTGTTGGACTGATCTCTTCAGTTTTCATATTGATGACTGCTCCTCTGTTTGGTCTTGCCGGTGTCTGGAGTGGGCTGTTTCTATTTATGACTTTGCGTGTGCTCGCTGGTGTATTAAG GCTTAACTCTAGAAGCGGACCATGGAGATTGCTCTGGCCAGATAATGAAAAAGACTAA
- the LOC140986756 gene encoding abscisic acid receptor PYL4-like — MPSDLPKSSLLLQRINEAPTAACKQFYCRPTTAQVPDHVAGYHDHDAGPNQCCSAVTRLISAPVSAVWPVVRRFDNPQAYKHFVKSCHVILGDGGVGTLRKISVISGLPAASSIERLEILDDERNVISFSVVGGDHRLANYRSVTTLHKAADDGGTVILESYVVDVPEGNTVEETRLFVDTIVKCNLQSLAQIAENSTRRNPSSY; from the coding sequence ATGCCTTCCGATCTCCCTAAATCGTCCCTTCTACTCCAAAGAATCAACGAAGCCCCCACCGCCGCATGCAAACAATTTTACTGCCGTCCTACCACCGCCCAGGTCCCGGACCACGTCGCCGGATACCATGACCACGATGCAGGACCCAACCAGTGCTGCTCCGCCGTCACCCGACTCATCTCCGCCCCAGTATCGGCAGTATGGCCAGTCGTCCGCCGCTTCGACAACCCACAAGCCTACAAACACTTCGTCAAGAGCTGCCACGTCATCCTCGGAGACGGCGGCGTGGGAACCCTCCGAAAAATCAGTGTAATCTCCGGGCTGCCCGCTGCCAGCAGCATCGAGCGGCTGGAGATCCTGGACGACGAGCGGAATGTGATCAGCTTCAGCGTAGTAGGCGGGGACCACCGGCTGGCCAACTACCGCTCTGTGACCACCCTCCATAAGGCTGCTGACGACGGTGGCACGGTGATCCTGGAGTCCTACGTTGTTGACGTGCCGGAAGGTAATACAGTAGAAGAAACCCGACTGTTTGTGGACACCATAGTTAAATGCAATCTTCAGTCCTTAGCTCAGATCGCTGAGAATTCAACCAGACGTAACCCTTCTTcatattaa
- the LOC140986745 gene encoding protein DETOXIFICATION 44, chloroplastic isoform X1: protein MACSFLHHHHGHFLLSCHFSLNYYGNLPDRNVSQYKFSTKCANHVSSRLRKIQKLSATKSSNNVPRKANSMVTDDRDSGCERDPDPGPELDDVSGGSVSNSFSALVHRLGSGFKLDGLGMEILSIALPATLALAADPIASLVDTAYVGHLGSAELAAVGVSGAVFNLVSKLFNVPLLNITTSFVAEEQASVKMVADDSHQTDQEQQNKILLPSVSTSIMLAAALGVIETVSLFTGSSFLLNSIGIPVDSPMRMPAEQFLTLRAFGAPPIVVALAAQGTFRGFKDTKTPLFAVGVGNLLNAILDPILIFLCGLGVGGAAMSTVISEYLIAVILLCKLNDEVLLIAPSVSGQRIFQYLKSGALLTGRTIAVLMTTTLATSMAAREGPIEMAGHQICFQVWLALSLLNDGLALAGQALLASDYSHGNYGLARQLVYKVLLVGLIMGLALAVILFIGFGALSSLFSPDSEVLGIARSGTLFVAGSQPMNAVAFVLDGLYYGVSDFGFAAYSMALVGLISSVFILMTAPLFGLAGVWSGLFLFMTLRVLAGVLRLNSRSGPWRLLWPDNEKD, encoded by the exons ATGGCGTGTAGTTTCTTACACCACCACCACGGCCATTTTCTCCTTTCTTGCCACTTCAGTCTCAACTATTATGGAAATTTACCGGATCGAAACGTTTCACAGTACAAGTTTTCTACCAAATGCGCCAATCATGTTTCTTCTCGATTGCGGAAAATCCAGAAATTGTCAGCTACCAAAAGCTCCAACAACGTGCCGCGAAAGGCGAATTCCATGGTGACGGATGATCGGGACAGTGGGTGTGAGCGTGACCCGGATCCGGGCCCAGAACTTGATGATGTTTCTGGCGGTTCTGTTTCGAATTCTTTCTCTGCGTTGGTGCATCGTTTAGG GAGTGGATTCAAGTTAGATGGACTTGGGATGGAGATTTTGTCGATTGCACTGCCAGCAACATTGGCTCTTGCTGCTGACCCTATTGCTTCACTTGTAGATACGGCATATGTTGGCCATTTGG GGTCTGCTGAACTTGCAGCAGTTGGTGTATCAGGTGCAGTGTTCAACCTTGTGTCTAAATTGTTCAATGTACCTCTGCTGAATATAACGACATCCTTTGTCGCTGAAGAGCAGGCATCTGTTAAAATGGTTGCTGATGACTCTCATCAAACTGATCAAG AGCAGCAAAACAAGATCCTCCTTCCTTCGGTATCAACTTCTATAATGCTTGCTGCAGCCCTTGGCGTCATAGAAACAGTTTCCCTTTTCACAGGCTCCAGTTTCCTATTGAATTCCATCGGTATACCTGTT GATTCACCAATGCGTATGCCAGCTGAACAATTTCTTACTCTGAGGGCCTTCGGTGCACCACCGATTGTAGTAGCGCTTGCCGCTCAAGGAACTTTCAGAGGATTCAAAGATACAAAGACACCATTATTTGCTGTTG GTGTTGGGAACCTACTAAATGCAATACTAGATCCAATACTGATATTCTTATGTGGGCTTGGTGTTGGTGGTGCTGCCATGTCTACTGTGATTTCTGA GTACTTGATAGCCGTAATTCTTCTATGTAAGCTGAACGATGAAGTCCTACTTATAGCTCCAAGTGTCAGTGGGCAAAGGATTTTTCAATATCTTAAATCCG GCGCTCTCCTGACAGGAAGAACTATAGCAGTTCTTATGACTACAACATTAGCTACGTCCATGGCTGCGCGTGAAGGTCCCATAGAAATGGCTGGGCATCAGATTTGTTTTCAAGTTTGGCTAGCTTTATCTTTGCTGAATGATGGTTTAGCACTTGCAGGGCAG GCTCTACTTGCTAGTGACTATTCTCATGGGAACTACGGTCTGGCACGGCAATTGGTTTACAAAGTGCTGCTG GTTGGTTTAATCATGGGCCTGGCTTTGGCTGTAATTTTGTTCATTGGATTCGGTGCTCTTTCTAGCTTATTTAGTCCAGACTCAGAAGTTCTTGGAATAGCGAGATCGGGAACATTG TTTGTTGCTGGATCTCAGCCGATGAATGCTGTTGCATTCGTTTTGGATGGGCTTTATTATGGGGTTTCAGACTTTGGATTTGCTGCATATTCCATG GCTCTTGTTGGACTGATCTCTTCAGTTTTCATATTGATGACTGCTCCTCTGTTTGGTCTTGCCGGTGTCTGGAGTGGGCTGTTTCTATTTATGACTTTGCGTGTGCTCGCTGGTGTATTAAG GCTTAACTCTAGAAGCGGACCATGGAGATTGCTCTGGCCAGATAATGAAAAAGACTAA
- the LOC140986781 gene encoding small ribosomal subunit protein eS4x-like, translating to MARGLKKHLKRLNAPKHWMLDKLGGAFAPKPSSGPHKSRECLPLILIIRNRLKYALTYREVIAILMQRHVLVDGKARTDKTYPSGFMDVVSIPKTNENFRLMYDTKGRFRLHSIRDEEAKFKLCKVRSVQFGKKGIPYLNTYDGRTIRYPDPLIKANDTIKLDLETCKIVDSIKFDVGNVVMVTGGRNRGRVGVIKNREKHKGSFETIHVQDATGHEFATRLGNVFTIGKGTKPWVSLPKGKGIKLSIIEEARKRIAAQSAATA from the exons ATG GCCAGAGGTTTGAAGAAACACTTGAAGAGGCTCAATGCCCCAAAGCACTGGATGTTGGACAAGCTTGGTGGTGCTTTT GCGCCTAAACCATCATCTGGACCTCACAAATCCAGAGAATGCTTGCCCTTGATTCTTATCATAAGGAATAGACTAAAATATGCACTCACTTATCGTGAGGTCATTGCCATTTTGATGCAACGCCATGTGCTCGTTGATGGGAAGGCCAGGACTGATAAGACGTATCCTTCTGGGTTCATGG ATGTTGTCTCTATTCCAAAGACCAATGAAAATTTCCGCTTGATGTATGACACCAAGGGTCGATTCCGTCTTCACTCTATACGGGATGAGGAGGCCAAG TTTAAGCTTTGTAAAGTtcgttcagttcagtttgggaAGAAAGGTATTCCTTACCTTAACACATATGATGGAAGGACAATTCGCTATCCGGATCCTCTGATCAAGGCCAACGACACCATCAAACTGGACCTTGAGACCTGCAAAATCGTTGATTCAATCAAGTTTGATGTTGGGAACGTTGTGATGGTGACTGGTGGTAGGAACAGAGGAAGAGTTGGAGTAATCAAGAACCGTGAGAAGCACAAGGGAAGTTTTGAGACTATTCACGTTCAAGATGCTACCGGGCACGAATTTGCTACTCGATTGGGCAATGTTTTCACAATTGGGAAGGGAACAAAGCCTTGGGTGTCTCTTCCAAAGGGTAAAGGTATCAAGTTGTCTATCATTGAGGAGGCCAGGAAGAGGATTGCTGCTCAGTCTGCTGCAACAGCTTAA
- the LOC140986773 gene encoding uncharacterized protein At5g01610-like: MDQILNKVGAYWLGQKANKEIGSVGDDINSLSSSIEGGAKWFVNKMKGKMQKPLPELLKEYDLAIGIFPRDSTHYEFNEETRKLTVYIPSVCEVGYRDSSVLRFSDIVTGYLEKGKLSDIDGIKTKVMVWVKVTCISSQNAKLYFTAGMKKSRNRDAYEVLRDGISVEKF, from the exons ATGGATCAAATATTGAATAAGGTGGGGGCTTACTGGTTGGGTCAAAAGGCGAACAAGGAGATTGGCTCAGTTGGCGATGACATCAAT TCATTGTCAAGCAGTATTGAAGGGGGAGCCAAGTGGTTCGTTAACAAGATGAAAG GAAAAATGCAAAAGCCATTGCCTGAGCTCCTCAAGGAGTATGACCTTGCAATAGGCATCTTCCCACGTGATTCGACCCATTATGAGTTCAACGAAGAGACTAGAAAGCTTACTGTGTACATTCCTTCAGTGTGTGAAGTGGGTTACAGAGATTCATCCGTTCTGCGTTTCTCAGACATTGTAACAGGTTATTTGGAGAAAGGCAAGTTGTCTGATATCGACGGCATCAAGACTAAAGTGATGGTGTGGGTCAAAGTGACATGTATTTCATCTCAGAATGCAAAGCTCTATTTCACCGCTGGTATGAAGAAATCTCGAAACAGAGATGCTTACGAGGTTCTTAGAGATGGCATAAGCGTGGAAAAATTTTAA
- the LOC140965225 gene encoding uncharacterized protein has translation MEAGVEDLLDLLGDEEQEQHHARGGVKVIGDLISAFVSKNSAEEEDKRRGEMEETSQKQEEKDGKFEENEKSPSEEGGGLGLGLMDDLISHLPAASDIVVAAPPNDEASILIHSVVHE, from the coding sequence ATGGAAGCTGGTGTTGAAGATCTCCTCGATTTACTCGGAGACGAAGAACAAGAGCAGCATCATGCAAGAGGTGGGGTGAAGGTGATAGGCGATTTGATTTCCGcttttgtttcgaaaaatagcGCCGAAGAGGAAGACAAGAGACGTGGGGAAATGGAAGAAACAAgtcaaaaacaagaagaaaaagatggaaaatttgaagaaaatgaaaaatctcCGTCAGAAGAAGGCGGCGGCTTGGGTTTGGGATTGATGGATGATCTCATCTCTCACTTACCGGCTGCGTCGGACATTGTGGTGGCAGCTCCACCGAATGACGAGGCCTCGATCTTGATTCATTCAGTAGTTCATGAGTAG